CCGATTTGACATCATCGGCGCCGGCCTCGAGGGCGATTTCCATCACCTGGTCCTCCGAGGCGGCGGAGGCATCGATTTCGATGACACCCTGCTTGCTGAAGATCCAGCCGACGCTGCCGGTTTCGCCGAGGTTGCCGCCGTTTTTGGAGAGAATGTGGCGCAGCTCACCGACGGTGCGATTCCGGTTGTCGGTGACCGCCTGCATCAGGATGGCGACTCCGCCCGGGCCGTAGCCCTCGTATTGAATCTCCTCATACGCCTGTCCGGGGAGTTCGCCGGTCCCGCGCTGGATGGCCTTCTTGATATTGTCGGCGGGCAGGTTCTGGCCGCGGGCGGTCAGAAGCGC
The sequence above is drawn from the bacterium genome and encodes:
- a CDS encoding YebC/PmpR family DNA-binding transcriptional regulator codes for the protein ALLTARGQNLPADNIKKAIQRGTGELPGQAYEEIQYEGYGPGGVAILMQAVTDNRNRTVGELRHILSKNGGNLGETGSVGWIFSKQGVIEIDASAASEDQVMEIALEAGADDVKSEDGVHTVNCSPQSFEAVKAAFEARKIPMASAEIAMVPSTSVKLEGKEAQQMMKLMEALEDHDDVQHVYANFDIEASVMEQFSAA